A window of Terriglobales bacterium genomic DNA:
CCCGTCAGCTTGGCCGCTTGCACGAACATCAGGCCAACCGGGCCACCCCCGATTACTGCCACCGTGTCACCAATTTCGACTTGAGTCTCGTGCAGACCGCGTAACACGCAAGCCAGCGGCTCAACCATTGCCGCCTCTTCATAAGTCACATACCCGGGGATCGCCAGCATGTTGGTCTCAACAATCCGGCGCGGAATCTTGATGTATTCGGCGTAGGCGCCATTGTTGAAGAGCAGGTCTTCGCAGAGGTTCTCCTGATGCTTGGAGCAATAAAAACACATCCCGCAGGGAGCGGAGTTCAAGGCGACAACCCGCATCCCTTTCTTGAGTCCTCGAACATTGCCTCCGACTTCTTCCACCGTGCCCGCCAGTTCATGCCCAAACAAAGCGGGCGGCACTATCATGCGTGCGTGATAACCCCGCTGGTACACCTTAAGATCGGTGCCGCAGGTCAGCGCGACTTGTACTTTTATGAGGATTTCCCCTTCACCGAGCCGGGGAATAGGAACTTTTTCAATTTTCACGTCCTCTTTGCCATAGAGGACGGCTGCTGTCATGTGTCCATTCACTCTTGCTTATCCTTCCGAACCGCTGCCCGGTTGGATCACCAGCTTCAGCGTATCCGGCTGGGGGTGGGCAGCCAGGTTCAACGCTTCTACCGCCTCCACCAAGGGGAAGCGGTGGCTGATGAGCGATTCCAGGTCTACCCTCCTCCTGAAAACCCAATCCACCGATTCATCCTGAAGATCGATAGAAGCGCTATACGAACCCAGAAGACTCTTCTCGTCCACGCAAATCGAGGCGGGATCAATCACCGCCTCTCCACGAACGGTCTGGGCAAATAACAGAATTCGTCCACCAGGACGCGTAGCCTCCATAGCAGTACGAATCAAAGAGGATCCCGGCACGGCTAGGATTGCTGCATCGGCTCCGCGTCCTTCTGTCCATTTCCGCACCGAGACCACAGTATCCGCACGCGAAGCCTCTATAACTTCTTGGAGTCCGAACCCTTTCGCTATTGTAAGCCTCCGGGGGATTAAATCGGAAGTTATTACACGGGCGCCTGCTCGTTGCGCCAGAATCCCGAGAATGATTCCGATCGGACCCTGTCCCATCACCACAACACGCTCGCCCGGTTCCAGTCGCAGCGTCTCAATTCCCTTCATGCAGGTGTTCACCGGCTCTATAAAGGATGCCTGCTCAAAAGAAACTCCCTCGGGAATTAGGACCACGCCTTTCTCCACAATCCAGTCCAGCACCCGCACGTATTCGGCGAATCCACCGCCGCTGGGTTCGAATCCAGCCGTCGCGCCAACCTTCTTGTACACCGGACACTGAGCAAACACCTTGTGACGGCAGTAGTAGCATTCGCCGCAAGGAATGTGATGAAACACTGCGACTCGATCGCCAGGCTGGAACCGAGTAACCCCTTCACCGACCGCCGCCACTACTCCAGTCGTTTCGTGGCCGAAAATCCGCGGCGCACTGTGGGAACCGGTAGCAATCTTCTTCAAATCGGTGCCGCAAATGCCACAGGTGTGTACACGTACGAGAAGTTCTCCCCGGCCAATTTTTGGAACCGGCACCTGCTCGATGCGAACATCGTTCACTCCATGATAGACGGCCGCCTTCATCGTCGCCGGTATCCTGGCCGCGGCAGTCTGGCGTTGGATTTGTGTCGCAGTCGACATGCCTTTAATCATTCGATGTAGCTATGCATTCACGATGCTCTTACGGCCGGAACTGATATCAGCCATTACACGCACCAGCCCTTTACAGAGTTCCGCAGCCGCACGCCGGGAATTTATTCCCAGGCGGACTACGGAGGGCCAGTATTGAGGCCGCAAAGCTACACATACCGCAAAACGCGCCATCTCCAATCCACCGTCCCGGTTGATGAAATGATTGAAGGGCGGCATCAGGAACTCCAATTCGTCAGAAATCGATTTGATGGCGTAAAACGCGATTTCATGCTGCTGAGCAATCCGGGCCACCGCTGCAGCCTCCATGTCGACCGCTTCAGCTCCATACCGCGCAGTCAGTTGTTTTTTTGTTTCCCGGCCAACTACCTGTGATGCGCTCACGAGGGCGAGATTGCCGCCATTAACACTCGCAAAACGATCACCCGTCTCCGCATCGATCACCGTTCCTGGTTCGATCAGGTCGCCAATCTTTCTCTCGGGTGTAAGCGCTCCCGCAAATCCAGCTGAGATGATCGCCTGCACATCCTCCGCCGCGATCAGCGCCTCAGTTGCCTTCATGCCCCAACCCCGGCCGATGCCGCACGCCACGTAAACCTCCGAACCGGAAGGCGAACGAAAGAGGCGGTAGCCACGGCCTTCATGCGCCAGCGTTTCGCGACGCCACATCTTCAACATAGGAGCAACTTCCTGCTCCATCGCCGAGATTATCCCGATCTTCTCAAGCGGCGACATAATCATGACTACGGAACCATCCTACCGCCCGCCTTAACGCACCATCGACCGCGACTATGGACCATCCCAATTCACGTTCTGCCTTTGCTGAGGACACATACATCTTCTTGCGTCCCATACGAACGGCATCGATCGTCGCGCGCGGTTCGCGCCCGAGCAGAAAGCCCGTGAAGCAGGTATCCAGAACACCAAACCCCAGCGCCACCGCATACGGCAGCTTGAGCGTGGGTGCTGGAATTCCCGTGATCGCAGCCAGCTTCTCCAGAATTTGCTTCAGGCTGAGGTTTTCTCCGCCGAGTATGTAGCGCTCGCCCGTCCTGCCTTTGTCCATCGCAGCCACATGGCCGCGAGCGCACTCGACCACATCGACCAGGTTCAACCCAGTGTCGACATAGGCTGGAAACTTCCGGTTGAGGAAGTCCACAATAATTCGTCCAGTAGGAGTCGGCTTGATGTCCTGCTCGCCCACCGGCGTGCTCGGACATACGACAACAACATCAGCACCCATTCTCCCCGCTTCAAGAGCTACCTGCTCTGCCAGGAATTTCGAGCGCTTGTAATGGCCTATCATCTCGCTCAGAGACACCGGCGAATTTTCGTCAGCGAACTCTAGCGCGGGACGGAAACCCATAGTGGCTACGCTACTGGTGTAAACAACTCGCCGCACTCCCGCCTCTCGCGCGGCTTGCAGAATCGCACGTGTGCCCTCGACGTTAGACCGGTACATGTCCTGGACGTCGGCGGCGTTCCGTGTCCAGAGGCGGTAGTCGGCGGCGACATGGAATACGAACTCGCAGCCCGACATCGCTCTCTTCAGCGATAACGGATCACGCAAGTCACCGATCGCCTGATCGGCATTCAGCTCTGCAATATTCTCTTTGCGACTTGCTGGACGAACCAGCAGTCGCAGCACTGCTCCCTGCGAAGCCAGCAATCGCGCTACATGACTGCCGACGAATCCGGTAGCACCCGTAACCAGGATCGACGGTGTATCGCTCCCACTCGTACGTCTCTCACTGGACGCTTCGGCAGAATATGAAGCCGCCCCGGTCGTAGTCGTCGCCTTAGGAGAGCAGAATTGAGGCAAACCTTCCTCGATCGGCAGACCGGGTTCACTCATCGGAAATTCACGAGCACTCAATAGTTCGCGGCCTTCGGGCTCGCCTGCGTGGCCGTAACTGACTGCTGATTCTGACACTCAGTCATCACCTTGGCGTAGGTCGCAAGCGCCAACAGCGGGAAGTATTCTGCGTACATGCAGTACTTCAAATAGAAGACCTTCGGGAATCCGGTTCCCGTGTACGGCTTCTCCCACCAGCAACCATTCTTGCGCTGCGTTTTGAGTAGGTACGCGATTCCGCGATGCACCGCGTCGCTGCGGGTATCTCCCGCTGCCAGCAGCCCCAGAACCGCCCAGGCGGTTTGCGACGCCGTGCTTGGTCCAACGCCCCGCGTGTTCGGATCGTGATACGACCACAGGCTTTCGCCCCAGCCGCCATCGCCATTTTGCACCATGCGCAGCCATTCCGCCGCCTGCTGGATATAGGGCTCGTTGTGGTCCACGCCAATCCCGTCCAGGGCACGCAAGCACAGCATGGTTCCGTAAATGTAGTTGCATCCCCAGCGGCCAAACCATGAGCCGTCTGGCTCCTGCTGGTTGAGGATGAACTGAACCGCGCGCTCGACCCGTTTGTCTTTGCGCGTGTAACCGTAAGCTGCCAGCATCTCCAGTACGCGGCTGGTGATATCTACAGTCGCTGGGTCCAGCATGGCATTGTGATCGGCAAACGGGATGTACTGAAAGACCATCTTGTCATTGTCTTTGTCGAACGATGCCCAGCCCCCATCCTTGCACTGCATTGAAAATACCCACGCGATCGCTCGCTGCACGGATTCGTATTGATAACGCTCATTGCTGTGATCCACATAATTCAATGCCAGGCAGACTTGCGCCGTGTCATCCACGTCGGGATAAAACTCATTGTTGAACTCGAAGTACCAGCCCCCAGGCTGCGCCTTCTTGTTCTTGACCGACCAATCCCCCTTATGGGTGATCTGCTTCTTCAGTACCCAGTCTGCAGCAGCGACCAGGCGCGGATCATTGCGGCTCACGCCGCTTTCTCCCAGCGCAAACATAGCGTAGGCCGAATCCCACACTGGCGATTTGCACGGCTGAAGCCGGAAGGTCGTCTCTTCCTCGATGCCCAGCTTCTCCAGCTCGTCCATGGCGCGAATGAACTGCGGATCATCTACCGAATATCCCAAGCAGCGAAGCGCGATGATCGCGTTCATCATCGCCGGGAATATCGCGCCCAAACCGTCGCTCATCTCGAACCGTTCCAGCATCCACTTTTCCGCCGCCCGAAGTGCCACCGACCGCAGCGGCCGGATGTGCACGCGTTCAAACCAGTGCGTCAGACGGTCGCAGAAAAGGAAGAAGTTTCGCCAGCTGAAAATACGATTCGCCCAACGCAGGTGCAGGTTGGCATGCTCTTTCCCACCCACGAACAGCTCGTCAATACCCATTTCAGCGGGAATCTTCTTGAACGGCTTCTTCGCGTATACGATCGCCAGGGGAATGAAAATGCCGCGTGACCAGGAAGAAATCTCGTAGATGTTGAACCAGAACCATTTGGGAAAGAGACAGATCTCCGGTGGAACCGCCGGCACCGCGTCCCAGTCGTACTGCCCGAAAAAGCACAGATAGATCTTGGTGTAGGTATTGGTTGCTGTAACGCCCCCCAGTTCAAGAATCCTCTTGCGCGCCCGTGTCAGCGCAGGATGATGTGAGGGGTAACCGCATAATTTCAAAGCGAAATATGTCTTAACCGAGGCGCTGACCTCCGAGGGCCCATCGGCAAAAATCGGCCAGCCCCCGTCTTCGTTCTGATGCTCGAGCATCCAGCGGCACGCCTTCGGGAATGTCTTGGGATCACCTGTCCCCAGCAGGGTATGCATGAAGATGTAATCGGCTTCTAGAGTCGTGTCTGCCTCTAATTCGCCACACCAGTAGCCATCTTCATGCTGAATGGAGAAAAGGTACTTGCGCGCGGCATCCATAGCCGCTGCCACCCTGCTGGTTACGTCATCCAGTTTTCCAAAACGCATCGGGGTGGGAGGGATAGCTCCCGGAGCATTCTCCATAATCGGGATTACTCCACCGTCGCTGCCGTTTTGATATCGCCCACCGAGACCAACTTCGATCCACTGCCCATGGCTTCCACAATCTCGGGCGGCAGGCCGAATCGGACGTTCTCCGGCATGACTTCGACCTCGCGCAAATCGGTGAATCCCTGCTGAGAGAGGTATTCCACAACCTCCTCCACCAGGCATTCGGGCGCCGACGCTCCTGCAGTGAGAGCGACTGTTTTCACGCCTTCCAGCCATTCCGGCTTGATCGCGCGGTAGTTTTCAATGAGGTGAGAGCTTGTGCCCAGGTTGCGGGCTACTTCAACCAGACGGTTGGAATTGGAACTGTTTTCTGAGCCGACCACCAGCAGCAAATCTGCGTCGCCAGATACGTGTTTTACCGCGGTCTGCCGATTCTCAGTCGCATAGCAGATGTCTTGCGCTGCCGGTCCCTGGATATTGGGATATTTCTGCTTGAGCGCCTCGATAATGTCGCGCGTCTCGTCCAGGCTCAGGGTTGTCTGCGTCAGATAGGCGACTTTGTCGGGATCGGGAACGTGCAACTCCTGGACATCTTCTGGCGAACCCACCACTTGGGTCACCAGCGGGGCCTCTCCCAGGGTCCCGATTACTTCATCGTGATCGTGATGCCCAATGAGAACCAGCGAATAGCCTTCCTTGGCAAAACGCACCGCCTCCACGTGCACCTTAGTGACCAGTGGACAGGTGGCATCGATTACCCTCAGCCTGCGATTCTTGCTGGCCTCCCGGACCTCCGGTGAAACCCCATGGGCGCTGTAAATTACCCGCTCGCCAGCCGGAACCTCTTCCACGGTATCGACGAAGATCGCGCCCTTCCCCTGCAACTCCTCTACCACGTAGCGGTTATGGACGATCTCCTTCCGCACGTAGATAGGAGGCCCAAACGTCTCCAGGGCAATGCGAACGATATCGATAGCGCGTACCACCCCGGCACAAAAACCCCTCGGCTTCAGCAGCAATAGGGTCTTCCCGGAACCATTCGAAGTCTTCATTCCTTGCCTTTGAACGGTAGCTATAACTCAGCTATCCCCAATCCTACTGATGCTAGGGTATCGGACAGCGATGCCCCGCGTCAAACGTAAGCACCACAGGCTGTAGGGATTAGCAATGATTGGAGATATCTTAGCGGTAAACGGAGGCGGCGGAAAGTGACCGCCTTTGTACCCCTGCCTCGGAGTCGTTCCTCACGCGTTCGCCTTCAGCAGTTGTTCGGCATGCTTTCGGGAGGCCTCTGTTAGCCGGGACCCACTGAGCATGCGGGCGATTTCCTCCCGCCTCCCCGGCTCTGTCAGCCGCCGCACCGCAGTGCGCATCCGTCCATCCATTTCGCGCTTCTCAATCAGATAGTGCTGGTCGGCAAACGAGGCAATCTGCGGCAGATGGGTAATGCATAGCACCTGCTGATTCTGCGCAAGCTCTTTGAGCTTCCTCCCAACCGCCTCCGCCGCGCTTCCACCGATCCCGATATCGATCTCGTCGAATACCAGGGTTCGCTGTGCCCCCGAAGTCCGTCTTCGCCCCGATTTACCCGCCTCCACAGCTGCCTTCAGAGCCAACATCACCCGTGAAAGCTCTCCGCCGGAAGCGATCTCCTCCACCGGCCTGAGAGGTTCGCCAGTATTGGTTGCGATCAGATAATTCACCTGGTCGAATCCCCCATCAGTCCAGTTCCCCTCATCGTCAGTCCCTACGACCTCGATCTTGAATCGGGCATTCATTGCCAACTCATTGATTTGTGCCTCAACCACCCTCTCCAGCTTATGGGCTGCCTGATAGCGCGCATGGGAGACCGAGCGTGCGGCCGCCAAGTAGGATTCGGCAGCCATTGCCAGATCTTGCTTCAGCTTCCCCAGGATTTCGTCCTTGTTCTCTATTTCGTTGAGCTTCCGCGAGACCTCGGCCCCGTAGGCGATCACGGCTTCCAGGGTCTGACCGTATTTGCGTTTCACGCGGTCGATCAGCGCTAATCGATCCTCAACCGCCGCCAGTCTTTCCGGCGAAGCCTCAACCGAATCCGCATAATCCCGCAAGGCATCTCCGATGTCTTCAATAGTGATCCGCGCCGACTCTAACCCCGATAGCGATTCCTGAAACTTCGAATCGTAGCGCGCCACCTCCTGCAGGTGGCGGTAGGATGCCCTGACCAGCGCGGCGGCAGATTCCCGGTTTTCATACAAAATCTGGAAGGCGGCCTGGGCAGCTCCGTGAATCTTCTCCGCGTTCGCCAGCACCCGTTTTTCCGCTTCCAGCCGTTCATCTTCTCCCGCTTGAAGCCTCGCGTCCTCAATCTCTTTCTTTTGGAAGCTCCACACGTCGACCATGCGCAGGCGATCCTGCTCGTCGCTCTCCAACTCGGCGATTCTTTCCCGCAATGCGCGCCAAGCAGCAAACGCTTCTCCGACCGGAGCAGGGTTCGAGCCCGCATAAGTGTCCAGCAGCGCCAGCCGCGTGCCTGTGTCGAATGAGACAATTGATTCACGCTGCGAATGTATCGACGCCAGGCAAGATGCCAACTGCCTCAGCACGGCAACCGTCGCAGGCTGGTTTGAAACCAGTACCCGCCCTCGCCCATTGGGCAGGATTTCTCGACGAATGATGATCTGGTCCCCCTCCGGTTCAATCCCATTGTTCTCCATAACCATGCTCGCGCATTTGCCATCCTCGAGTTCGAACACCCCAGACACTACCGCCTTTTCCGCGCCATGACGGATCACATCGCTGGACGCCTTTTCGCCCAGCAACAGCGCCAGTGCATCAATGAGGATGGATTTTCCGGCGCCGGTTTCGCCGGTAAGCAGGTTCAGACCCGAGGCAAACTCCACGACTACACTATCGATAACCGCATAGTTCTCGACGCGCAGTTCCAGTAGCACCGATACGTCCTGCCGGGAGAGTGGCTGTCAGTTTAGCAAATGCAATTTCCACTGAATACTCGGTCGAGGATTGTGTCGATACCGCCACTGTTGACTGCCGAAGTACATCTGCTTCTCGGCCCAGCCGTCCCGCTTGCCTGTTCTATAATCAAGCTCGGAGTTGCGTTGTCATCCCGAGCCGCCTTCTTTTGGCGAGCGAGGGATCTGGGCGCGCCCGTGCCGTCGCCTCGCGCCCTGCGTGAGGCGACGTAATCGCACGATTGGGCGCGCATTCTTTCAGTAAAGGAAGCTGATGTTCATTCCCCTGCTTTCTGCCAGCATTGTCGGGGGCGAGATCACGGAACTGATCTCGCAGACCGGCCTCGTCGCTAAAGCCGTTCTGATCATTCTGCTTGTGTTCAGCGTGGTTTCCTGGGCCATCATCCTTGCCAAATGGAGTCGGTTCAGTCGCGCCAAGGTCCAGAGTTCGCGGTTTGTTCGTGCCTTCCGCCGCGCCAACCGTTTCCAGGACATCGCCGCTGTCGCCGAACAGTTCAAGCCCAGCCCGCTGGTGCCCGTATTCGAATCCGGCATTGAGGAGGTAAGGCGCCAGGGGGGCGTGGTTCGGAATCTCGTGGGCGTGCAACGTGCCATGCAGGTGGCCTCTTCTGAGGAGTTGACTCGCCTCGAGCGCCGTCTTCCCTGGCTTGCCTCCACCGGCGCCGTCACCCCCTTCATTGGCCTGTTCGGCACCGTTTGGGGCATCATCGATGCCTTTCAAGGACTCGGTACCGCCGGTGCCGCCACTCTCAGAGCCGTTGCCCCCGGCATCTCTGAAGCCCTCATCACCACCGCTGCCGGTCTGTTTGCCGCCATTCCGGCGGTGATTGCCTACAACTATTTGCTGGCGGAGGTTCGCCAGTTTGGCGCACGCATGGACGACTTCGCTCTCGAGATGCTCAATTCCATGGAGCGCGGCATGACCCAACCCGTGCAGCGCGGGGCCGCAGCGGTTCAGGAACCGGAGTATCGCGCATAAATGGCCTTCACCAATTCACAAGGCAGAACTCAGACCTCGCTCGCCGATCCCAACGTCACGCCCCTGGTAGACGTGGTGCTTGTGCTGCTGATCATCTTCATGGTCACCGCCCCGGTGCTTCAGTCTGGAATTGAAGTGGCTGTCCCCAAAACCAAGACCGTCAAACAGATCACTGAGGAACGGCTCGTCATCTCCATAGACAAACAACAACGCGTCTTCCTGGGCAATGAACCGGTAAACATCAACGAGGTGGGAGCCAAGATTCGCCAGAAAATTCACGATCCGCAAGGCCAGTACATCTTCGTTCGTGCTGACGAGAACGTCCCCTTCGGCGCATTCGCCACTGTCATGGATGCGGTGAAGCAGGCGGGCATTGCCAATGTCAGCATTGTGACTCAGCCTCTCGAAGAACATGGCAGCTCGCGCTGACATCTTTACGGAGCACGACCGCTGGGGCCCTACCCTGCTGCTGTCCACGTTCCTCCACATCCTGCTGTTCTCGGGGGCGTTGTTCTATGCGACTTACGTCACCCGGCCCAGTGGTGAGAGCTGGGGAACAAACGGCCAAGGCGATGCCATTAGCGCCACGATCGTCAGCAGCATCCCGCTTCCATCTCCGCAAACGCAGACAGAAAACATTCTGGCCAATGAGTCCAAGGGTGTTACCCAGTCTCTGCCCGAGGTAAAGGAACCGGAAGCTCCCGAGGCTATCCCCATCCCCGCGCGTGATACCAAGTCCACCCTGCCCCAGCCGAAGGCGCTGCCTCCCCGCCCTAAGCCGCAGGCCAAGCCGCGTCCAGCGCCCGTCGAGGAAGCCAACGTGATTCCCTTCGGACAGGGAGGACCTGTCAGCGGTCCTTATGGCGCGTTTAACGCAGGCGGAGCCAAGGGCGGATTCGGATTCACCGGCACGGGTGGCGATTTCGGCAGCCGTTATGCCTGGTACGTGCGCGTTGTCCAGCAGAAGGTGTCCGAGAACTGGCTGAAGTACGAGATCGATCCCCGCATTACCAGCGCACGTCGCGTGTACGTCACATTCGATATCGATCGCAGCGGGCGGCCCAGCAACGTTCAGCTTTCGCAATCGAGTGGCGTGCCCTCGCTTGACCAGTCGGCGCTTCGCGCCCTGCAGCGCATCGACACCTTCGGTCCCCTCCCTGGCGATTACGCGGGCAGCCGGGTCTCAGTAGAATTCTGGTTCGATTATCGCCGCTGACATTGTGACAGGCGCCGATGACCGATTTTGCTTTTAGGAGTCCATGTCGGATTACGATATGATAAAAGTCGCTTCTGGTTTCCCCACTACGGTGCGCCTCTTCATTGCAATACGCGCTCTCATCTTGATCCTTGCCTTCTTCATTATCACTGTCTCCTCGGCAGCACAAACCGATTGGATTCGTACTGGAACCGGGCTGGGAGTGGAGAAGGTGCGGCTTGCGGTCCCCGATTTCAAAGCCATCTCTCCCGATCCCCAGACGGCTCAACTGTTGAAGATTTTCAACGATACCTTGTGGAGCGATCTTGATAACGCTGGCATCTTCGACATGGTATCCAAGAGCTTCTACCCGCTGGAAGTTCCCGGTCGGCCGGAGGAGATGAAGCTCACCGCCTGGTCAAGCCCGCCTCCGAATGCAGGTATGGTTGCCTTTGGAAATCTCGATGGTTCAGGTCAGGATGTTCTGGTGCAGGGATGGCTCTACGACGCCAAAAATACTAGTTCCCCTCAAGTGCTAGGCAAACAGTATCGTGAAAAGGCGACCCCGGATAATGCGCGGGTGATCGCTCACCGTTTTGCCAATGAAATCATCTTCCGACTCGGCGGCGGCATTCAGGGCATCACGGAAACCAGAATCTTCTACGTGAGCACGCGCAGCGGCCGCAAGGAAATCTGGGCGATGGACTACGATGGCGTCAACCAGCACCAGGTAACCCACCTCGGTTCCATTTCGCTCTCCCCACGGGTCTCTCCCGACAACTCTCGCCTCGCCTTTTCGAGCGAGTCGCGTGGAGGCTGGGAAATCCGTATGTGGTCGCTCGATCTGAGCCGTTTGGTCGCGTTTCCTGCGTACAACGGCACGAATTTGTCCCCGGCCTGGTCTTCCGATGGCACCAGGATCGCCTTCTCCTCCTCCCGCACCGGTGACCCCGAAATTTATGTCGCCGACGCTGACGGCCGCAACTTACGCCGCGTAACCAGCTATCGCGGTCCGGATGTTTCCCCGGTGTGGAATCCCAAAACCAACTCCCAGATCGCATGGGTAAGTGGCCGCACGGGTCTGCCCCAGATATACACCATGGAAGCCGACGGCACCAACGTGCAGCGCATGACCGACCAGGGCTATGCGGTTTCCCCTTCCTGGTCACCGAATGGCCAATATCTGGCCTTCGCTTGGATCCGCCACTATGGGCCTGGCGCTCCCGGCGCGTCGGATGTCTACGTCATGGACATCACTACCAAGCAGTTCGTGCAGCTAACCCATGACGCGGGACGCAACGATTCTCCGTCATGGTCCCCCGATGGGCGTCACATTGTGTTTCAGTCGAATCGCACCGGGGGCGAGCAGATCTGGACTATGCTCGCGGACGGTACTCAACAGAGACAATTAACCACCGCCGGCCAAAATACTCAGCCTAATTGGAGCTTTAAATAGGAATCCTATGTTCGGGCGCAATTCTTCATTGAAGAGCCACAACTCGGGCCTTCAGACCGGGAAAGCACCCTTGATAATTTCGCTTGGCGAGTTCGCTCGCAGGGAGGATACGTTGAAGCACAGCAAGATGAAGTGGTCGATATTGCTGCTGGTCATGGCCAGCATTGTGGTGCTAGGCGCTTGCAAGAAGAAGGTTGCTCCTCCGCCTCCGCCGCCACCTCCGCCGCCACCCGCACCTACCGCTTCTCTGACGGCGAATCCCAACACTATCCAGCCGGGACAGTCCACGAACCTGATTTGGCAGACACAGAACGCCACGAATGTCAGCATCGATGGAATAGGTACGGTTGAGCCCAGCGGCAATAGCCAGGTAACACCCACTACCTCCACTACCTACCACTTGATCGCGACGGGACCGGGTGGCAGCCAGGATGCCACGGCAAGGGTTACCGTAACCGCACCGCCACCTCCTCCGGCTCCTTCCCGCTCGGCAACCGACGAAGAAATGTTCAATCAGAACATCAAAGATATTTTCTTCGACTACGACAGCTACGACATTCGCCCCGACCAGCAATCTGCGGTACAGGCCGATGCAGCTTTCCTGAAGCAGCATCCCAATATCACCTTTACCGTGGAAGGTCATTGCGATGAACGCGGCTCCACCGAATACAACCTGGCACTAGGCGATAACCGCGCCGGAGCTGTGCGCAGCGCGCTGGTGCAGGCCGGCGTGCCTGCTGACCGGATTCACACCATCAGCTACGGCAAAGAGAAGCCTTTCTGCACCGAGTCCAACGAGCAGTGCTGGCAGCAGAATCGCCGTGGCCATTTCGTGTACGGCAGCAGATAAGAACGGCGTAATTTGGAGTGGATTTCTGCATCCGCGACACTCCTGAGGGTGCCCCACTCTGGCCGTTCCTTGGCTAGGGTGGGGTTAGGGGAAGAAAGCGGGGTGCCCCATCTTTCCGCTTGCTTTTGGTGGAGGGTTGAATCAAAACGTCCGGAAAACAAAATAGGTTAGAGGCGTCCCGTTTGTCGCGCCGGCGACAGCCTGGGAGAGCATGAACTCAACCTACGCAGCAACCTGCGCGGCAAGATATTATGATCAGTTAGGAATTGGCAGGATTACTCATGAAGAATCGAATTTTCGCCACTATCGCGGCCTCGTTCCTGGCCGTCGCCTTAGCTACCCCTGCATTCTCCGCCAGCAAGGAAATCATCCAGCTCCAGACGCAGGTGCAGGCCATCCAGGACCAGCTCTCGCGGCTGCAGCAGTCCCTCGATGAGCGCATGGGCGTGATGCGCAACCTCGTCGAGCAGAGCACCGACAACGTCAACAAGCTCAACGGCACGATCGCCGAGATGCAGAAATCACTGCAGCAGACGCACAGCGATTACAGCACGCGCTCCGACCAGCTCTCCGGTCAAGTCCAGGCGCTGAACGACACCGTCGACGAATTGAAAGCGCGTCTGACTCGCATTTCCAAGCAACTCGACGACATGCAATCCGCTCAGCAAAACCTGAATCCGGGAGCCCCTGGACAGCCTGGAACTACAGC
This region includes:
- a CDS encoding zinc-binding dehydrogenase, whose product is MTAAVLYGKEDVKIEKVPIPRLGEGEILIKVQVALTCGTDLKVYQRGYHARMIVPPALFGHELAGTVEEVGGNVRGLKKGMRVVALNSAPCGMCFYCSKHQENLCEDLLFNNGAYAEYIKIPRRIVETNMLAIPGYVTYEEAAMVEPLACVLRGLHETQVEIGDTVAVIGGGPVGLMFVQAAKLTGCNVISVVKRDSQVSFSKRLGADETVQITQTADPVAAVRALTPDRRGADVVIEAVGRPQAWEWAIDMVRKGGTVNFFGGCASGTKVNLDTNRLHYSEVTLKATFHHTPESVRKAFALIAEKKIRGTDYITGEAPLSRLQHVLRHMLNRNGDIKTAIIPGH
- a CDS encoding zinc-dependent dehydrogenase: MSTATQIQRQTAAARIPATMKAAVYHGVNDVRIEQVPVPKIGRGELLVRVHTCGICGTDLKKIATGSHSAPRIFGHETTGVVAAVGEGVTRFQPGDRVAVFHHIPCGECYYCRHKVFAQCPVYKKVGATAGFEPSGGGFAEYVRVLDWIVEKGVVLIPEGVSFEQASFIEPVNTCMKGIETLRLEPGERVVVMGQGPIGIILGILAQRAGARVITSDLIPRRLTIAKGFGLQEVIEASRADTVVSVRKWTEGRGADAAILAVPGSSLIRTAMEATRPGGRILLFAQTVRGEAVIDPASICVDEKSLLGSYSASIDLQDESVDWVFRRRVDLESLISHRFPLVEAVEALNLAAHPQPDTLKLVIQPGSGSEG
- the hpnA gene encoding hopanoid-associated sugar epimerase; this encodes MSEPGLPIEEGLPQFCSPKATTTTGAASYSAEASSERRTSGSDTPSILVTGATGFVGSHVARLLASQGAVLRLLVRPASRKENIAELNADQAIGDLRDPLSLKRAMSGCEFVFHVAADYRLWTRNAADVQDMYRSNVEGTRAILQAAREAGVRRVVYTSSVATMGFRPALEFADENSPVSLSEMIGHYKRSKFLAEQVALEAGRMGADVVVVCPSTPVGEQDIKPTPTGRIIVDFLNRKFPAYVDTGLNLVDVVECARGHVAAMDKGRTGERYILGGENLSLKQILEKLAAITGIPAPTLKLPYAVALGFGVLDTCFTGFLLGREPRATIDAVRMGRKKMYVSSAKAERELGWSIVAVDGALRRAVGWFRSHDYVAA
- the shc gene encoding squalene--hopene cyclase, which translates into the protein MENAPGAIPPTPMRFGKLDDVTSRVAAAMDAARKYLFSIQHEDGYWCGELEADTTLEADYIFMHTLLGTGDPKTFPKACRWMLEHQNEDGGWPIFADGPSEVSASVKTYFALKLCGYPSHHPALTRARKRILELGGVTATNTYTKIYLCFFGQYDWDAVPAVPPEICLFPKWFWFNIYEISSWSRGIFIPLAIVYAKKPFKKIPAEMGIDELFVGGKEHANLHLRWANRIFSWRNFFLFCDRLTHWFERVHIRPLRSVALRAAEKWMLERFEMSDGLGAIFPAMMNAIIALRCLGYSVDDPQFIRAMDELEKLGIEEETTFRLQPCKSPVWDSAYAMFALGESGVSRNDPRLVAAADWVLKKQITHKGDWSVKNKKAQPGGWYFEFNNEFYPDVDDTAQVCLALNYVDHSNERYQYESVQRAIAWVFSMQCKDGGWASFDKDNDKMVFQYIPFADHNAMLDPATVDITSRVLEMLAAYGYTRKDKRVERAVQFILNQQEPDGSWFGRWGCNYIYGTMLCLRALDGIGVDHNEPYIQQAAEWLRMVQNGDGGWGESLWSYHDPNTRGVGPSTASQTAWAVLGLLAAGDTRSDAVHRGIAYLLKTQRKNGCWWEKPYTGTGFPKVFYLKYCMYAEYFPLLALATYAKVMTECQNQQSVTATQASPKAANY
- a CDS encoding 4-hydroxy-3-methylbut-2-enyl diphosphate reductase; the protein is MKTSNGSGKTLLLLKPRGFCAGVVRAIDIVRIALETFGPPIYVRKEIVHNRYVVEELQGKGAIFVDTVEEVPAGERVIYSAHGVSPEVREASKNRRLRVIDATCPLVTKVHVEAVRFAKEGYSLVLIGHHDHDEVIGTLGEAPLVTQVVGSPEDVQELHVPDPDKVAYLTQTTLSLDETRDIIEALKQKYPNIQGPAAQDICYATENRQTAVKHVSGDADLLLVVGSENSSNSNRLVEVARNLGTSSHLIENYRAIKPEWLEGVKTVALTAGASAPECLVEEVVEYLSQQGFTDLREVEVMPENVRFGLPPEIVEAMGSGSKLVSVGDIKTAATVE